A single Glycine soja cultivar W05 chromosome 14, ASM419377v2, whole genome shotgun sequence DNA region contains:
- the LOC114383139 gene encoding UDP-glycosyltransferase 71K2-like: MAEMKKKAELIFFPIPEIGHLASFLELAQLLINHHNHLSITFLCMKLPYAPSLDAYIRSVIASQPQIQVIDLPQVEPPLQELLRPLSHYIWSYLQTLKPHVKGIVQNILSSHSNPIIGLLLDVFCSPLIDVGNDLGIPSYLYNSSNVGFFSLMLSLQKRQIGYVFNDSDPEWLIPGLPDPVPSSVFPDALFNKDGYATYYKHAQRSKDSKGIIVNSFSELEQNLIDALCDDQSQTPPIYAVGPLIDLKGNKSNPTLDQGQHDRILKWLDEQPDSSVVFLCFGSKGSFDPSQTREIALAIQHSGVRFLWSIHSPPTTDIEERILPEGFLEWMEGRGMLCEWAPQVEILAHKAIGGFVSHCGWNSILESIWFGVSILTWPIYGEQKMNTFRMVREFGLAVELKLDYRRGSDLVMAEEIEKGLKQLMDRDNVVHKNVKEMKDKARKAVLTGGSSYIAVGKLIDNMLGSN, from the coding sequence ATGGCTGAGATGAAGAAGAAAGCAGAACTGATCTTCTTTCCCATACCGGAGATTGGCCACTTAGCTTCATTCCTCGAATTAGCACAACTCCTAATCAACCATCATAACCATCTTTCCATCACATTCCTCTGCATGAAACTCCCTTACGCTCCCTCTTTAGATGCATACATCAGATCAGTTATAGCCTCACAACCTCAAATTCAAGTCATTGATCTCCCTCAAGTAGAACCACCTCTACAGGAACTATTGAGACCACTATCACACTACATCTGGTCCTACTTGCAGACCCTCAAACCCCATGTCAAAGGTATAGTGCAAAACATTTTATCATCTCATTCTAACCCCATTATCGGGTTGCTCCTAGATGTCTTTTGTTCACCCTTGATTGATGTGGGAAATGACTTAGGCATCCCTTCTTATTTGTATAATTCTTCAAATGTTGGATTTTTTAGTCTCATGCTTTCCCTTCAGAAGCGTCAGATTGGTTATGTGTTCAATGATTCTGATCCTGAGTGGTTGATTCCGGGGCTCCCTGATCCTGTTCCTTCAAGTGTTTTCCCTGATGCTCTTTTTAACAAAGATGGATATGCTACTTATTATAAACATGCTCAGAGGTCCAAAGACTCCAAAGGGATTATTGTTAATTCTTTTTCAGAGTTGGAGCAGAATCTTATTGATGCATTATGTGATGATCAAAGCCAAACACCTCCTATCTATGCTGTTGGTCCATTGATTGATCTCAAAGGTAATAAATCTAACCCAACTTTAGATCAAGGTCAACATGACAGAATCTTGAAATGGCTAGATGAGCAGCCAGATTCTTCTGTTGTTTTTCTATGTTTTGGGAGTAAGGGAAGCTTTGATCCATCTCAAACTAGAGAAATAGCACTAGCGATTCAGCATAGTGGTGTTAGGTTCTTGTGGAGTATACATTCTCCGCCAACCACAGACATTGAAGAGAGAATCTTACCAGAAGGGTTCTTAGAGTGGATGGAGGGTAGGGGAATGCTATGTGAGTGGGCACCCCAAGTAGAGATTCTAGCCCACAAAGCCATTGGGGGGTTTGTGTCTCATTGTGGATGGAACTCTATTTTGGAAAGCATTTGGTTTGGGGTATCAATATTGACATGGCCTATCTATGGAGAACAAAAGATGAATACTTTTAGGATGGTGAGGGAATTTGGATTAGCAGTGGAGCTGAAACTGGACTATAGAAGGGGTAGTGATCTTGTTATGGCAGAGGAGATAGAGAAAGGGCTGAAACAATTGATGGACAGAGACAATGTGGTGcacaagaatgtgaaagagatgaaagacaAGGCAAGGAAAGCTGTCCTTACTGGTGGGTCTTCTTACATTGCTGTTGGAAAACTAATTGATAATATGTTGGGAAGCAACTGA
- the LOC114385324 gene encoding zinc finger CCCH domain-containing protein 25-like: MNPLTLVKRTQNINAREAALGIGEQASWHTKYKDSAYVFVGGIPFDLTEGDLLAVFAQYGEVVDVNLVRDKGTGKSKGFAFLAYEDQRSTNLAVDNLNGAQVLGRIIRVDHVDKYKKKEEEDEETERQKREARGVCRAFQRGECTRGASCKFSHDEQRAANTGWGREEDKPKWGHDKFDGPQKERRSGNNQSNHIAETRDRDSCSRARNNDAELDNQPKRSDRKEMTKRWHDDDDDKFEGRENNSRREEKRSRRHEDDDKFEGRENNSKRELNRSRRHEDDDKFDGRENNSRREEKRSRRHEDDEFEHKFREYRYKREEKGSRRDDYDGMKLEPKDHHLREEKRSIKPDDVEVEPKSKDSDIREDKRSRRRDNDDIVSKSREPHGYSEDRKSRKHSEGESAPKPREDYDRKLDKRSYRNYSNQTESKERYAFDRRE; the protein is encoded by the exons atgaacCCGCTAACACTAGTGAAGCGCACTCAGAACATCAATGCCAGAGAAGCTGCACTCGGCATCGGCGAGCAAGCCTCGTGGCACACCAAGTACAAGGATTCCGCTTACGTCTTCGTCGGTGGCATCCCCTTCGATCTCACCGAGGGTGACCTCCTCGCCGTTTTCGCTCA ATACGGCGAGGTTGTTGACGTTAATCTCGTTAGGGACAAAGGCACCGGAAAATCAAAGGGTTTTGCGTTCCTTGCGTATGAGGATCAGAGAAGCACGAATCTTGCTGTGG ATAATTTGAATGGGGCACAGGTTTTGGGGAGAATTATTAGGGTGGACCATGTTGATAAGTATaagaagaaggaggaggaggatgaaGAGACAGAGCGGCAGAAGAGGGAGGCACGTGGCGTTTGCCGTGCTTTCCAAAGAGGTGAATGCACTCGTGGAGCTAGCTGCAAGTTTTCTCATGATGAGCAA AGAGCTGCAAATACAGGTTGGGGTCGTGAGGAAGACAAACCAAAATGGGGTCATGACAAATTTGATGGTCcccaaaaagaaagaagatctGGCAACAATCAATCAAATCATATTGCAGAAACTAGAGACAGAGATTCATGTTCTAGGGCCCGCAACAATGATGCTGAATTAGACAACCAACCTAAGAGAAGTGATAGAAAAGAGATGACAAAGCGGtggcatgatgatgatgatgataaatttgagggaagagaaaataacagtagaagagaagaaaagagatcaAGAAGGCATGAAGATGATGACAAATTTGAGGGGAGAGAAAATAACAGTAAAAGAGAACTGAATAGATCAAGAAGGCATGAAGATGATGACAAATTTGATGGGAGAGAAAATAACagtagaagagaagaaaagagatcaAGAAGGCATGAAGATGATGAATTTGAACATAAGTTTAGAGAATATCGAtacaagagagaagaaaaaggatCAAGAAGGGATGATTATGATGGTATGAAGCTTGAGCCAAAAGATCATCACCTAAGGGAAGAGAAAAGGTCAATAAAGCCAGATGATGTTGAAGTTGAACCAAAGTCGAAAGATTCTGATATAAGGGAAGATAAAAGATCCCGGAGGAGGGATAATGATGATATTGTAAGCAAGTCAAGAGAACCTCATGGATACAGTGAAGACAGGAAATCACGAAAGCACAGTGAAGGTGAATCTGCACCAAAGCCAAGAGAAGATTATGATAGGAAGCTAGATAAAAGATCGTATAGAAACTATAGCAATCAAACAGAGTCAAAAGAAAGATATGCTTTTGACAGGAGAGAATAG